A stretch of the Conger conger chromosome 3, fConCon1.1, whole genome shotgun sequence genome encodes the following:
- the LOC133125055 gene encoding transmembrane protein 179B-like, translating to MALNCLLVVELLLYVVCFFCGIVTAASVAITQGEFAGECILYGTVRLNGTNLTMEFPSSQSLCYFVTTISVCVAVYCLSLALYCCCTYSVAKDGQRGHISMCVTLLVSGVFSLFLLVTGCVLRFGRNRLCESIISLPGITRCEEAQDKPWSAPYVGTRFFSNLHGAETSVWVNFFFWLLIVTTVVIQRRRGSEFTARGEDPSASPSETEPFFPGRTRPQ from the exons ATGGCGCTCAATTGTTTGCTTGTGGTGGAGCTCCTGCTGTACGTGGTATGTTTTTTCTGCGGAATCGTTACTGCAGCATCGGTAGCAATAACTCAG GGGGAGTTTGCAGGGGAGTGCATTCTGTACGGCACTGTCCGTTTGAATGGAACAAACCTTACCATGGAATTCCCCAGCTCCCAGTCCCTCTGCTACTTTGTGACGACCATCTCCGTGTGCGTAGCTGTATACtgcctctccctcgctctttactgctgctgcacctACAGTGTGGCCAAAGATGGCCAAAG GGGACACATTTCGATGTGCGTGACACTTCTGGTTTCTGGGGTCTTCTCATTATTCCTGTTGGTGACTGGGTGTGTCCTAAGGTTTGGTAGGAATCGCCTCTGCGAGTCTATAATCAGCCTGCCAGGTATAACCAG gtGTGAGGAGGCACAGGACAAGCCTTGGTCCGCCCCGTACGTAGGGACGCGATTCTTCTCCAATCTGCACGGTGCAGAG ACATCAGTGTGGGTGAACTTCTTCTTCTGGCTCCTGATCGTCACTACAGTGGTTATCCAGAGGCGTCGGGGGTCAGAGTTCACGGCCAGGGGAGAGGACCCCAGCGCAAGCCCCTCTGAGACCGAACCCTTCTTCCCCGGCCGCACCAGGCCCCAATGA